The sequence below is a genomic window from Flagellimonas marinaquae.
TCTTTCGGATACCACTACCTCTGGCGATATGGAGAAAACATTACTGAACATTTGGTACATTTCCTCTTTATCTATCTCAAAAATGTTTTCTGGACCAAAAAAATCAACCAAATATTGATATTCTTCCTCTACCAAAAAACCGTTTTTGTGCAAAATAGCTTTGTCCTTACCAACAGGTTGAAAACAACAATCCAGATGCAGGGCATTTTCCTTGGGATCGGTATTGGATTTACGCAGTTCGAAAGATTTTACGGTCTTATGTGGAAACATATCGCGAATAAACTCAACTGCCTCAATATTTGTTCGTGCCGTAATATAGCTAGCATAGTCCGGGCCTGTGTAGGTTCCAATAAAAATATGATCGTTCCACGGCATTACGTCACCACCTTCAATATGCACCTCTTCCGGCGGCCTAATTATTTTATTGGGGTCAATTATATCCAGCACATTATGTATGGCCTCAAATTCCTGCTCTCGATCGGGCAAAATATTGGCATGGAACAATTTGTCCTCTATTACAAAAGCAATATCCCTTGCAAAAATTTGGTTGCAATCTTGGAGGACTTCCGGTCGATATACCTTTACCCCGTACTTGGCAAAAACCTGGGCAAAGGCCTCCATTTCTTTGATCATATCCTCTTCTTTGGGGTAAGTGCCCGCTTTGATATGTTCAATTGATTTTGGATCGTAGGCTTCATCAATAGTGGGTACAGGTCCATTGCTTTGTGCCGTTCCCAGTATAACCTCTTTTAGTGCACTGGTCTCGTTGACCACGTTTAGTTTAATCATATAAGGTTTTTTATGGGTCAAAAATCATAGATGACCACCCTAAAGTAGTGTCCTTTAGAGTATGAGGGCAAATCTAGTGTTTTACTTGATTTTTTTACCCTGACAAAATCAAAAATTCTTTACTGAATACACGGTAGAAATATTAAATCAACAAAATGATGTTATTCTATACGAAATTGTTTATCAAATGCTTAAAAATAGCTTTGAAACCAAAAAACTAACAATTATCAGTTTTTCAATAAATTATATTGACTACATTTGCATTAAGATTTTTCCTACTTATGAAAAAACTACTACTTACATCGGCTATTTTAGCTACCTTATTTATTGTTATGGGAAGTATGCATGCGTTCCAAAAAATGAATGATGTCCGTTTATCTTCCAAACCTGATGCCGATCTACCTTTTGGAGGACAATCCTCCATCAAATACAACGATTGTATTACAGATGCTGATCTACCCACAGAACTACATGGGCATATTCAAAAATTATATGAGCTTCAGTTGGATAGTTCAATTTCTAAAATAGATGCTTCTATAAAAAAGTTTGGGAGATCCATGGACGCTACCTTAAAGAATCTAAGCACGGTGGATGCGCATGAATATATCCATCAATCCTTTGAAAAATCCAAGCACATTATTGCCAATAAAGATATATCCGACCTACAGAAATATTATCATTTGGAAATTATGCGAATTTGCTACGAAAGGGACAAATCGTTGAACCATAATGCCGCAGGCATGTTGTAGTTTAAAGGTTTACCCCATATAAAAAGGGGCGAAACCGCCCCTTTTAATTTTTGTATTGTCCCAAATCTTACCTTTTTTCCAAAGGAACAAAACTTCTTAGGTTTTCTCCTATGTATACCTGTCTTGGCCTTCCGATGGGCTCTTTTCTCAGACGCATTTCTCTCCATTGCGCTATCCAGCCGGGCAGTCTGCCCAATGCGAACATTACTGTAAACATTTCTGTAGGTATGCCCAACGCCCGATAAATGATACCGGAATAAAAATCCACGTTTGGATATAATTTTCTATCCACAAAGTACTGATCTTCCAATGCTTCTTTTTCCAGACCTTTGGCTATGTCCAAAATAGGATCTTCGATACCTAGATTGCCCAACACTTCGTCTGCGGATTTTTTAATGATCTTGGCCCTTGGGTCAAAGTTTTTGTATACACGGTGTCCAAAGCCCATCAAACGGAAGGGATCGTCCTTATCCTTGGCTTTGGCCATATATTTTTTAGTATCGCCTCCATCGGCCTCTATAGCCTCGAGCATTTCTAAAACCGCTTGGTTGGCCCCCCCGTGCAATGGTCCCCAAAGTGCAGAAATACCTGCAGACAGCGATGCGAACAATCCGGCGTGCGAAGAACCAACAATACGAACTGTAGAAGTTGAACAGTTTTGCTCGTGATCAGCGTGTAAGATCAAAAGTTTATCTAGGGCATCAATGGCAATAGGGTCTCTTTTATACTCTTGATTAGGTCTTTTGAACATCATTTTATGGATGTTCTCAACATACCCCAAGGTATCGTCTCCATAATCCAACGGAAGACCTTTTTTCTTGCGCATGGCCCAAGCGACCAACACTGGGAACTTGGCCAAAATACGGACTATGGAATTGTACATGGCGGATTCCGAGGATACATCTACGCAAGATGGATTGAACGCCACCAAAGCACTGGTCAATGAGGATAACACCCCCATTGGGTGAGCCGATTTTGGAAAGCCATCCAAGATTTTCTTCATTTCTTCATCAACTTGGGACTCTTCCTTGATATCGCTATGGAATTTCTCCAATTGTTCTTTGTTAGGCAGTTCACCAAATATTAATAGGTAGGCTACTTCCAAAAAGTCGGCTTTCTCTGCTAAATCTTCAATGGAATATCCACGATACCTTAAAATCCCTTGCTCGCCATCCAAAAAAGTAATGGCACTTTCGCACGAGCCCGTATTTTTATATCCGGGGTCTATCGTCACCATTCCTGTTGCGGCCCTCAAGGTTTTAATATCTATGGCCAATTCATCTTCAGTACCTTTGATCACAGGGAATTCATACCTTTCTCCCCCATATTCGAGTATAGCTTTATCCGACATTTTATATTTTAATAGATTAGTAAAAATTGATTGCGAAAATTACGAAAAAGCACTGCCATTAACAATTTACAGACCCTTTTTGTGCTGATATTAACGCTAAAATGATATAGGAAAAATAACCTAATCCAATTTATAGAGCAGTTTGTAATACTCGTCCGCTGATTTCTTCCATGTAAAACGTTTTCTACGCGCAGCGGATTGGATTTTTTTCCAGGTAGGTTTGTCGTTTTCGAACACATTTAGTACCTCATCCAGAGTCTGGATCATGCTGGAAATTTTCTCGTCGTAGCTTTCCCCATCAAAGGCAAAACCGGTTTTCATGTGTTCAACGGTATCCTTTAGCCCTCCGGTATGGTGCACAAGGCATGGATTTCCGTTCCGCATGGCCAACATCTGGCTAATTCCACAAGGTTCAAACAGACTGGGCATGAAATACAGGTCCGATTCCAAATAAATGGAATCGATCAACTTTTCCGACTGACCATTGGTGAAAATAAAGTTTTTGTGCTCGTAGCTCAATTTTCTAAAAAGCTCTTCGTATTCCGGCGCACCCGTTCCCAACAGCATAAAAATTCCGTCGACTTTCTCCAATCGTTTCAAAATTTCTACAAATGCTTCGGGAGATCGCATAAAAAAGTAAAACTTTTGCTCGGTCAACCGTGCCACACTCGAAGCGATGAACTTAGGGTTTTCGTCCACATATGCCATTATTTTCTCCCCGGTGTGTGCCAAAAAATCGGCCTTGTATTTTTTGGATTCCTCTTGCAACCATCTAAATAAAGCCTTTACCGTATTCCGATAAATATTTCCTTTCTTCTCCTTGTTGATGTTCTTATAATTACATCCGTTCAAAATACCGAACAAACGTCCTTCTTGATCCGCTTTCTGTAGATCTTTTTCCAACCCTTCGCCACCAATAAACTCCGGTGGGGAACTTGGTAGTAGCAAATCTTCTTTATAGGATGGTGAAACGGTATGGACAGCATCTGCAAATCGAATACCTACGGCCATAAGGTTAATGCAATCCTGATATCGGTAATCCATCAACTTTTGATAGTCCAACGGTACACTGGGGAACCAATTTTTTACCGAAGAATAATTACCATCGAACGGACGAATTCCCTGTATTGCCAAATTGTGGATGCTATACACTATGCGTATGTCCTTTAAATTGGTATACTCTATGTGATATTCCCTTAAGAACAAAAGCAGACTGGAATGCCAATCGTGTAAATGTACAATGTCCACATCGCCAAATGCACCTTGCTTTATGGCTTCTGCAACCGCTGTACAAAATATAATGTATTTAATGGCGTCGGTGTAAAACGGCTCTTCTGGGTCGTTGTGGTAGATGTGTGCAATATCACCAGCTTCTATCTCAGGATGATGGAGCACATAATGAAATATATTGGGAAATTCTTTTTTAGGTTTTACTTCGTACAACTCCGCAGTGTAGGCCATGCCCCGCAATGAAAAATTCAGGGTAGTCCGTGGCAATCCCCCATGATGTAGTCTGGAATAGGCCGGAACAACCACGTGCACTTTATCGCCACGCTCCGAAATTTGTCTCGGTACATCGCGAACCACATCGCCCATGCCCCCGGCTTTACAGTTTTCCAAAGCATCGTTTTCGGCGGCGACAAAAAGAAAATTGTTCATGTAGAGAAGAATTTGAAAGGTAGTTTAGTGCACCCTTAATTTAACCAAAGTTTGTTACTGAAACAAAAAAAAGCCTTTCCGAAACGGAAAAGGCTTTTTTAATGCTAAGTAATCATTATGATTATTTTACTTTGAATGCTTTTTCTTGTGGATAGTAGGCTACATCTCCCAACTCTTCTTCAATTCTCAACAGTTGGTTGTATTTGGCCATACGATCACTTCGAGAAGCGGAACCGGTCTTGATCTGACCTGTGTTCAAAGCTACTGCCAAATCGGCAATGGTATTGTCTTCGGTTTCACCAGATCTATGGGACATTACGGAAGTATACCCTGCATTCTTGGCCATATTTACGGCTGCAATGGTTTCCGTTAATGTACCAATTTGATTTACTTTGATCAAAATAGAATTGGCAATACCGTTCTCGATACCACGGGACAAACGCTCTACGTTGGTCACGAATAGATCATCGCCTACCAATTGTACCTTATCACCGATTTTGTCGGTCAGCATCTTCCAACCGTCCCAATCGTTCTCGTCCATTCCGTCTTCTATGGAAATTATTGGATATTTTTCGCAAAGATCGGCCAAGTATTGGGCCTGTTCTTCGGATGTTCTGACCATTCCTTTATCTCCTTCGAACTTGGTATAATCGTATTTGCCGTCCACGTAGAATTCCGCAGATGCGCAATCCAATGCGATCATGATCTCATCACCCAATTTGTAGCCTGCTTTTTCCACCGCTTTTCCGATAGTATCCAAAGCATCTTCGGTACCACCTTCCAAGGTTGGGGCGAACCCTCCTTCATCTCCCACTGCAGTACTCAAATTACGATCGTGCAATACTTTTTTAAGGTTATGGAAGATCTCTGTCCCCATTTGCATGGCATGGCTAAAATCCTTGGCCTTAACGGGCATCACCATAAACTCTTGGAACGCAATGGGAGCATCGGAGTGCGAACCTCCATTTATAATGTTCATCATTGGAACTGGAAGTGTGTCGGCACTTACGCCGCCCACGTAACGGTACAACGGCATACCCAATTCATTGGCTGCTGCTTTGGCCACTGCCAAGGAAACCCCCAGTATGGCATTTGCTCCCAATTTTGATTTGTTCGGCGTGCCATCCAGCTCGATCATTGTCTGGTCGATGTAATTCTGTTCAAAAACAGAAGTACCGATCAATTCTTCGGCTATCAGGGTATTTACATTGTTTACTGCATTACCTACTCCTTTACCCATAAAGGAATTGCCACCATCGCGCAACTCAACGGCTTCATGCTCTCCGGTAGAGGCTCCAGAAGGCACTGCCGCCCTTCCCATAATTCCATTTTCTGTTACGACATCTACTTCTACTGTCGGGTTCCCTCTGGAATCCAATATCTGTCTTGCATGAATGTTGATAATGATGCTCATTTTACTACTATATTTTTAGTTGTGATTATTGGGCTAAGATACAAAAGGTGCTGTTTTTAATTCCATGATAATCCTCACAAAACGCACATATTTACTTAAAAATAAAACTATATCGTTTTAGTTTTTCCTAGCCTTGATCAAATCAAAGAACTGGTCGAACAAATAATCTGCATCGTGTGGACCTGGGCTTGCTTCTGGGTGATATTGTACCGAGAAAACATCTTTGTTCTTCATTTTTATTCCTGCCACCGTCTGGTCGTTCAAATGGGTATGTGTAATCTCCAGTTCGGCGTTGGCCTCTGTCTCTTCCCTGTTCACGGCAAATCCATGGTTTTGGGAAGTAATCTCACCCTTACCGGTCATTAAATTTAGTATCGGGTGGTTGATTCCCCTGTGGCCATTGTGCATTTTATAAGTGGATACTCCGTTGGCCAATGCCAATACTTGGTGCCCCAAACAGATTCCGAACAATGGCTTGTCGGAAGCGATCATTTCTTTGGTTGCTGCAACGGCATCTGTCAAAGGCTCTGGGTCACCTGGTCCGTTTGATATAAAATATCCATCGGGGTTCCATTCCTTCATTTCCGAATACGACGTGTTGTATGGGAAGACTTTAATGTACGCTCCTCTTTTTGCCAGGTTTCTTAGGATATTCTTTTTGATTCCGATATCCAAAGCGGAAATTTTAATATCCGCATTTTCATCTCCATAGAAATATGGCTCTTTTGTGGATACTTTGGAAGATAGTTCCAGACCTTCCATGCTTGGCACTTGCTTCAACTCCTCTTTTAGAGCTTCGATTTCGTCAACTCTAGTGGAAATCAATGCGTTCATGGCTCCATTGTCCCTAATGTAGCTTACCAAAGCACGGGTATCTACATCGGAGATGGCCAAAAGATTGTTGTTGTCCAAGAAATCCAAAAGGCTCATAGTGGCGTCTGGTCTTGAATATTCGTAACTGAAATTTTTACAGATCAGACCTGCAATCTTAACAGAATCCGATTCCACTTCGTCCAAATGGGCTCCGTAATTGCCAATGTGCGCGTTAGTGGTCACCATTAATTGACCGTAATAGGATGGATCGGTAAAAATCTCTTGATAACCGGTCATCCCGGTGTTGAAACATACTTCTCCTACTGCGGTACCTTCTCTACCTCCGACTGCCTTTCCATAAAAAATGGTTCCATCGGCCAACAAAATCAACGCTTTTTTCTTTGTGTGATACTTCATTTCGTGCTCTAGTTTCAGTTATGACAAAAAAACATAAAAAAAGGATAAGTTTTCACTTATCCTTTTTCCTAAAATACAATAGTTAATAACATTCTTCTTATTCTTCAGAATCGTCAGTTTTTGTTTCAGCTGCCGGGGCCGGTGCTTCAGCTTTTTTAGCTCCACCACCTCTTCTGCTTCTTCTGGTCGATTTCTTCTTAGGTTTACCTGCATTGTACAGCTCGTTGAAATCTACCAGCTCGATCATTGCCATATCGGCATTATCTCCCAATCGGTTGCCTAACTTGATAATTCTAGTGTAACCTCCAGGTCTGTCGCCAACTTTCTCAGCAACTGTACCGAACAATTCGGTTACAGCCTCTTTACTTCTCAAGTTACTGAAAACAACCCTTCTGTTGTGTGTACCTTTTTCGGTAGTCTGGTTGTTCTCGGTCTTGGCTTTGGTGATCAAAGGCTCGATAAACCTTTTCAACGCTTTGGCTTTTGCAACCGTTGTGTTGATTCTTTTATGTTCTATTAGGGAACAGCCCATGTTGGCCAACATTGCCTTTCTGTGTGCGGCAGTTCTACCTAAATGATTAAACTTCTTTCCGTGTCTCATTGTTCTAAGTTATCATCTTGCTACCAAATCCTTTTGTATGAGGAGAGCAAAATATGATTGTTAATCTTTATCTAATTTGTATTTGGAAAGGTCCATACCAAATTGTAGGCCTTTATTGATGACCAATTCTTCCAATTCGGTCAATGATTTTTTACCGAAGTTTCTGAACTTCATCAAATCGTTTTTATTGAATGATACCAAATCCCCCAAAGTATCCACCTCGGCAGCTTTAAGACAGTTCAGAGCCCTTACGGACAAATCCATGTCCACTAATTTGGTCTTCAACAATTGGCGCATGTGCAATGATTCCTCATCATAAGTCTCTGTCTGGGCAATTTCATCGGCCTCAAGGGTGATGCGCTCATCGGAGAACAGCATAAAGTGGTGAATCAAAACTTTGGCGGCCTCGGTCAATGCATCTTTTGGGTGGATAGAACCATCGGTAATGATTTCAAAAACCAATTTTTCGTAATCGGTCTTTTGCTCTACCCTATAATTTTCGATGCTGTATTTTACATTCTTTATCGGAGTGTAAACAGAATCCACTGAAATTGTGCCCAGAGGGGCATTGGATTTTTTGTTTTCTTCCGCTGGAACATAACCACGGCCTTTTTCTATAACGATCTCCATGTTGATGCTCACTTTCGGATCCATGTTGCAAATAACCAAGTCCGGGTTAAGGACTTGATATCCGGAGATGAACTTTTGGAAGTCACCAGCGGTCATTTGCTCCTTTCCGCTAACGGAAATGGATACGGTTTCGCTCTCAACATCATCAATCTGTCTTTTAAACCTAACTTGTTTTAGGTTCAGTATAATTTCTGTAACGTCTTCAACAACGCCTGGTATAACAGAAAATTCATGTTCAACTCCATCTATGCGCACAGAAGTGATGGCAAAACCTTCCAAAGAGGAAAGCAAAACCCTTCTCAGCGCATTCCCAACTGTTAATCCATATCCAGGTTCCAAAGGACGAAATTCGAATTTCCCCTCGAAATCTGTTGAATCGATCATTATAACTTTATCGGGCTTCTGAAAATTAAGTAATGCCATAATTGGATTAATGTTGAATTCTTATTTAGAGTATAATTCGACTATCAGTTGCTCCTTGATATTCTCAGGGATCTGAAGTCTTTCTGGAACAGCAACGTAAGTACCTTCTTTCTTTTCAGAGTTCCAAGTGATCCATTCGTAAACACTGCTATTGTTAGCCAAAGAATCTACGATGGACTGTACTGATTTAGATTTTTCCCTAACACCAACTACATCTCCTGCTTTTAGTGAATAGGATGGAATGTTAACAACATTTCCGTTTACGGTAATGTGACGGTGCGAAACCAATTGGCGCGCGCCTCTTCTTGATGGTGAAATTCCCATTCTGAAAACTACGTTGTCCAAACGAGACTCGCACAATTGAAGCAATACCTCACCGGTTACTCCTTCTTTTCTTTTTGCCTCGGCAAACAGGTTACGGAATTGCTTTTCCAAAATACCGTATGTGTATTTTGCTTTTTGCTTTTCCATTAACTGGATTGCGTATTCAGATTTCTTACCACGACGTCTGTTGTTACCGTGTTGTCCTGGAGGATAATTTTTCTTTTCGAACGACTTATCGTCTCCGAAAATCGCTTCTCCAAATTTTCTAGCGATTTTTGTTTTTGGTCCTGTGTATCTTGCCATCTTCTATTTATTTGAAAGTGCGATTATGAATTAAGGCTTATCCTTCGATAATCTAACTGCACCTTCGGGTGAAGACCCTTTTTAGGGGGCCCGTTAAACAATATAATTGATAATTAAACTCTTCTTCTTTTCGGTGGTCTACATCCGTTGTGCGGCAATGGAGTAACATCTACAATCTCTGTTACTTCGATTCCTGCATTGTGAATGGAACGTATAGCTGATTCTCTACCGTTACCTGGTCCTTTTACATAAACCTTCACTTTTCTCAGTCCTGCTTCGTGAGCAACCTTGGCACAATCTTCTGCTGCAACCTGTGCTGCGTATGGAGTGTTCTTTTTAGAGCCTCGGAAACCCATTTTACCTGCGGATGACCATGATATAACATCACCTTTCTTATTGGTAAGTGAAATAATGATGTTGTTGAAAGATGCAACAACATGCGCCTCTCCGGTAGATTCTACTACGACCTTGCGCTTCTTTGCTGTTTTGGTACTTGCCTTTGCCATATTTTTTAGTTTCTAGTGTTAGCTTTTTGGTTATTGGAATCCTAGACTTTTACATTTCAAACAGATTCTTCTAACGTCTAAATACTAATGACTATATATTATTTAGTTGCTTTTTTCTTGTTGGCAACTGTTTTTCTTTTTCCTTTTCTGGTCCTAGAGTTGTTTTTGGTACGTTGACCTCTCAATGGCAATCCGGATCTGTGACGAATTCCACGGTAACAACCGATGTCCATCAAACGCTTGATGTTCATTTGGGTCTCTGAACGAAGTTCTCCTTCTATGGTGTAGGCACCAACAGCTTCCCTGATTTTTCCGATTTCATCGTCGGTCCAATCTGAAACCTTGGTATCTTCATTTACTTGGGCCGCCGCCAAAATTTCCTTCGCCCTGCTTTTACCTACCCCGAAGATATAGGTAAGCGAAATAACGCCACGCTTTTGTTTAGGTATATCTACCCCTGCAATTCTTGCCATAATTACCCTTGTCTTTGTTTAAATCTAGGATTCTTTTTGTTGATTACATACAATCTGCCCTTTCTGCGAACAATCTTGCAGTCGGCACTTCTCTTCTTTATTGATGCTCTTACTTTCATGTAACTAGTATCTATACGTAATTCTTGCTTTTGTTAAATCGTATGGACTCATTTCCAACTTTACCTTATCCCCGGGAAGCAACTTAATATAGTGCATCCGCATTTTTCCGGAGATGTGCGCCGTTACCACGTGCCCGTTTTCCAATTCTACCCTGAACATTGCGTTGGACAATGCTTCAATAATAGTCCCGTCTTGTTCTATTGCTGGCTGCTTTGCCATAAATTATGCTACTTTTCTGTTTTTACCGGTTTTCATTAAGCCATCGTAATGTCGGTTCAACAAATAAGAATTTACTTGCTGTACCGTATCAATAGCTACACCTACCATAATCAACAGTGATGTACCTCCATAAAACAATGCCCAACCTGCCTGTACATCCATCAACTTTACCACTACTGCCGGCAATACTGCCAAAAGTGCCAAAAAGATGGAACCAGGAAATGTAATCAAGGACATTATCTTGTCCAAATAGTTTCCGGTTTCTTTCCCTGGACGAATGCCCGGGATAAAACCACCACTTCTTTTCAGATCATCGGCCATTTTGTTCGTAGGCACGGTAATCGCTGTGTAGAAGTAGGTAAATATTATGATCAACACTGCAAACAGTATGTTGTAGGCCAATCCGAATATATCGGCAAATTGAACCTCCATCCATTGTCCTGCTGCGGTATCGTTAAATGTTCTACCAATTAAACTTGGCGCGAACATAATTGCTTGTGCAAAGATAATGGGCATTACTCCAGATGCATTCAACTTAAGTGGAATGTACTGACGTGCTCCCATCACGTTCTTTTCGTATCCTCCAGAAGCTGTTCTTCTTGCGTACTGTACCGGAATCTGCCTTACAGCCATTGTTAAATACACACTGGCCAAGATAACCAAGAACCAAACAATCACCTCTATCAACATAAACATGATTCCACCGGTATTGTTGGTTGTTCTTGATACGAATTCCTGTGCAAACGCTTGTGGCAATGTTGCAATGATACCGACCATAATCAACAAGGAGATACCGTTTCCGATTCCCTTGTCGGTGATTTTCTCACCCAACCACATGGCAAACACACACCCTGTTACCAATATAATAACAGCTGGAACGATAAAATCCAAGCCTTTACCCAAAACAAAAGCACTGTCCGGTACACCTAGGGCGCCAAGACCGTACAAATAGGCAGGGGCTTGAACAATACAGATACCGATGGTTAACCAACGGGTAATCTGGTTTATGGTTTTTCTACCACTTTCTCCTTCCTTTTGTAGTTTTTGAAGGTAGGGAATCGCTATTCCCATCAACTGCACCACAATGGAAGCGGAGATGTAGGGCATAATACCCAAAGCGAACACCGAAGCATTCGCAAAAGCACCACCCGTAAAAGCATTCAGAATACCCAAGATACCATTTTCAGTGTTCGAGGATAATTGGGCCAACTGGGCGGTATCAATACCGGGAAGTACAACTTGCGCACCAAATCGGTACACCAACAATAAACCCAATGTTAGGATAATGCGTTGTCTTAGTTCTTCTATCTTCCAGATATTTGATATGGTCTCAATAAATTTCTTCATGCTATAATTCTTATAAACTTATTGCTTCACCTCCTGCCGACTCGATAGCAGCTTTAGCGGAAGCAGTAAATTTATGTACAGATACTTTTAGCGCTGCTTTTAATTCACCATCGCCCAATATCTTTACCAAATCGTTTTTGTGTGCCAATCCGTTCTCCACAAGAATGTCCAAGGTAACAACATCTTTAATGGTTCCTTTGTCCACCAATTCTTGTAGTTTGCCCAAATTGATCCCTGTGTACTCTTTTCTGTTGATGTTGGTGAAACCAAACTTGGGTACACGTCTTTGCAATGGCATCTGACCACCTTCGAAACCAATCTTTTTGGAATACCCCGATCTAGACTTGGCTCCTTTGTGCCCACGTGTTGCAGTTCCTCCTTTACCGGAACCTTCTCCACGTCCTACACGTTTTCCTTCTTTGTGCACAGCGCCATCCGCTGGTTTTAGATTATTCAAATCCATGTGCCTTTATATTTTAAGCTTCCTCTGTGGAAACCAAGTG
It includes:
- the rpsM gene encoding 30S ribosomal protein S13, whose translation is MARIAGVDIPKQKRGVISLTYIFGVGKSRAKEILAAAQVNEDTKVSDWTDDEIGKIREAVGAYTIEGELRSETQMNIKRLMDIGCYRGIRHRSGLPLRGQRTKNNSRTRKGKRKTVANKKKATK
- the ykgO gene encoding type B 50S ribosomal protein L36, coding for MKVRASIKKRSADCKIVRRKGRLYVINKKNPRFKQRQG
- the infA gene encoding translation initiation factor IF-1, yielding MAKQPAIEQDGTIIEALSNAMFRVELENGHVVTAHISGKMRMHYIKLLPGDKVKLEMSPYDLTKARITYRY
- the secY gene encoding preprotein translocase subunit SecY → MKKFIETISNIWKIEELRQRIILTLGLLLVYRFGAQVVLPGIDTAQLAQLSSNTENGILGILNAFTGGAFANASVFALGIMPYISASIVVQLMGIAIPYLQKLQKEGESGRKTINQITRWLTIGICIVQAPAYLYGLGALGVPDSAFVLGKGLDFIVPAVIILVTGCVFAMWLGEKITDKGIGNGISLLIMVGIIATLPQAFAQEFVSRTTNNTGGIMFMLIEVIVWFLVILASVYLTMAVRQIPVQYARRTASGGYEKNVMGARQYIPLKLNASGVMPIIFAQAIMFAPSLIGRTFNDTAAGQWMEVQFADIFGLAYNILFAVLIIIFTYFYTAITVPTNKMADDLKRSGGFIPGIRPGKETGNYLDKIMSLITFPGSIFLALLAVLPAVVVKLMDVQAGWALFYGGTSLLIMVGVAIDTVQQVNSYLLNRHYDGLMKTGKNRKVA
- the rplO gene encoding 50S ribosomal protein L15, with the protein product MDLNNLKPADGAVHKEGKRVGRGEGSGKGGTATRGHKGAKSRSGYSKKIGFEGGQMPLQRRVPKFGFTNINRKEYTGINLGKLQELVDKGTIKDVVTLDILVENGLAHKNDLVKILGDGELKAALKVSVHKFTASAKAAIESAGGEAISL